The following proteins come from a genomic window of Emys orbicularis isolate rEmyOrb1 chromosome 9, rEmyOrb1.hap1, whole genome shotgun sequence:
- the LOC135883364 gene encoding G-protein coupled receptor 55-like: protein MANSSVESYVQLFQITLYIPTFVLGLLFNMMALWFAFCKIRKLTESTIYLVSLITLDTLLLFTLPFKIISYGSQDKWNLGSTFCSFLESLYFVNMYGSILISVCICVDRYIAIRHPFLAISLRSTKKAAMVCSIVCLGVWAGTSFTYQFHDSTITTCFHSFSNKIWENPGVLVTLETVFLGSMTAMIFCTAQIIICLKRSRRPDDPLTDTSKSVKIVMANLATFVVCFTPFHVALILYYLVKREVITSNLLQILRSFVQISLCWANLNCCLDAICYYFVLKEFLKSPPQEREITTNSS from the coding sequence ATAACCCTGTACATTCCAACATTTGTCCTGGGATTGTTGTTCAATATGATGGCTTTGTGGTTTGCCTTTTGTAAGATCAGGAAGCTGACAGAATCAACAATCTACCTGGTGTCACTTATTACTCTGGATACCTTGCTGCTGTTTAcccttccttttaaaataatttcctatGGCTCCCAGGACAAGTGGAACTTGGGGTCGACATTCTGCTCATTCCTGGAAAGCCTTTACTTTGTGAACATGTATGGGAGCATTCTCATCTCCGTATGTATATGTGTGGACCGATATATTGCCATCCGACATCcattcttagccatttccctgaGATCCACCAAGAAAGCTGCTATGGTCTGTTCCATCGTCTGCTTGGGTGTCTGGGCCGGAACTTCCTTTACTTACCAATTCCATGATAGCACAATTACTACGTGCTTCCATAGCTTCTCTAATAAAATATGGGAAAACCCAGGTGTGCTTGTCACCTTGGAGACTGTGTTTCTTGGCAGCATGACAGCAATGATCTTCTGCACAGCTCAGATCATCATATGCTTGAAAAGGAGCAGAAGGCCAGACGATCCCCTTACAGACACAAGTAAATCAGTGAAGATAGTCATGGCAAACCTAGCCACATTTGTCGTCTGTTTCACCCCTTTCCATGTGGCATTGATCTTGTATTATTTGGTAAAAAGAGAGGTCATCACGAGCAATCTTCTGCAAATCTTACGCTCTTTTGTTCAGATCAGCCTCTGCTGGGCTAACCTCAACTGCTGCCTGGATGCAATTTGCTATTATTTTGTCCTTAAGGAGTTTTTGAAATCCCCACCTCAGGAGCGCGAGATAACAACCAACAGTAGTTAA